AATTTCTCACCAATGCATAACACACAAACATGACCGAGATTTACACTTCCTTAAAAGCTTAAATCTCAAATAACAATACAATGTGAAGTTTCCACCTTTCCATTCCTTTGATTCTCTTTTTATACTTATAACCTCACCACTCTTCCATAAATATAATTCGCCATCAAGTTTCTCATACCAAACATTCACATCTATCAATTCTCATAAATTTCCagaaaatataagtaaaaaggaaaaataaataaatttaagaaagttaaaaaaggaAAGTAGAAGCAAAAAATCaatacaacaaataattaattttccgTCCAATACTTCTTCACAGCAAATAGAACTTTCTCCTTCTTAAGATGCCCATCTTCATGGTTTACAATTATAGTGTCCCATTCCAATCCATTCACAATGCTCTTTACTTTGACCAACATATCAACGTCATCTCGTATGATAACACATCCTTCAGGTCGAACAATCCTATCCATTTCTAACAGAATGTCTTCCAACTCACATCTACAACACACAATTTTGTTAGTTGCATTTTATATTGTCAGAATATACACTCAAAAAACTCGTGTCTCCAAAAAATGTCTTTTTAACCAACATATTACCTGTTACTGTAAAGACTGAACACTGAATCAGCATGAATTAGATCATAAGTTCTAGGATAAGTAGACATTGGTTCACACCTGCATGACAACCAaaccattcattcatacatattaattatatatggaGAGAGATTCATCAAACATGCGACGAGATATTTTATTCTGCTAATTACCAGTCATGATATATTCCAATCAGCCCGCGTTCATATATTGATCCAAGTGTGTCAACCTTAGCCTGAACAGGAACCACATTCATGACCCAAACAGGGTCCTCAATTAGTGCAGCAGCAAATCCTCCCAAATAAGCATTCATATCCAAAAGATTACGGTATCTCCCGGTTCCTATTAGTTTGTTCACTGTCTTGTAATATGATACCCTTTTCTTCCACAGCTCATGATTTTTTGAAAAGGTTTCATCTGTAACCCCTTCTATGGTACCCCTATAAATCCTCGGTGGGGTGGATTTTAATCTCTTTGGCCAATCATCCACCACCCCACCCGAAGTCTCTTCTCTGTTTGACACTTCAGGAAGACGAGTCAAACATGTCTGCATATCGGTATACCTGAAGAGgaccaaaataattataaaagaacaCGTCAACAGTAAACAGAACACATGCAAGGAGGTTGGACTAACCAGGCTTTGTCAGGGTCATTTTGTGCACTGCAAAAAGACCTCTTTTGTGTGAGCTTACAATCTAAATGATTTTTGGGTTTGTGCCAGATAGCTATATCATCCTTCTCCACTAGCTTGTTCCAGCAAAGGCTTTTGGCTACCTCCTCAATTTTGGTCTGCTCTTCGTTCAAATCCTTCTCCGTTCTTTGCCACCCTTTCCAGTATTTCTTCCAGTTGATTGGTGGCCCAGACAGAATCCAATACCCGCCAGGGCGTAGAACTCGATCCACTTCGTTGAGAAAAACTCCATCTATTTCAACAAGTTATGACTTAACCCAAGgtctgaaatatatatatatatatatatagtatatgtatatatcatataatttgtGGTTTGATGATTTAGCATAATATAGTACCATATTCAGCCCATGGGATGAGGCAGCGAGAGCAATGGGACATGTCAAAAGCTCTTGAAGGGAAAGGTAGCCTCTTAGAGGCAAGAATTCCAATGAGTGCAGGAACTCCACGCTCAAGGGCAAATTGAACCTGTGCTTCGTGGGTGTCCCTTGGTGCCATTGACAATGTTAGTATATTGCGTGAGAGAAGATACGCTCCCCAACTAGCCACCTGCATATACACTATTCATTAGTAAGACTGTCACATTATTGTGTAACACTCTTCCGAATTTATAGtatcattttaaaatgtttttaaaaaaccaaaatagGTAAAACTACAACCATTGGCTCCAACCCATTTTTGCCGCATTGTTATATGCTTTCAAGAAAACCACCAAGCCAAATCAAAGATTATCCAACACATCAAATTGCTTCGGTCTTCTACTCTCTCAGTTCATggataagaaaaacaataatgaaaatgtATTCACCAGTCAATGTGAAGTTTTTTTACATAAACAAAGGATTAATTACTTTGCTTCTCTTCGCTTAGacctttttttattcaaacaacattttttagtaaataaataaataaaatatttaatttaaaacacaacaGGATGATGTTTTATAAGTTGAAAACAATGTATTagttataaactaaaattgtcaatgtttatttattaactatttattaataaataaatattaacaatttgaaattctaaaataaagtttttattaatatttaaataaagaaatcataaaaataaaacagtcaatacataataaatattttgagcTGTAACATACTAATGCAGCTTAAGTATGGAAAGTTTGGTcagaaatttaatattaaatataaacagTTAAGGTAACAGAATAGCAGTTAGAATTGGTTTGAGTTGACTCCTTCGTTGAAAATCATGA
This genomic interval from Vigna radiata var. radiata cultivar VC1973A chromosome 8, Vradiata_ver6, whole genome shotgun sequence contains the following:
- the LOC106770655 gene encoding probable methyltransferase PMT16; its protein translation is MANTDSSSLTIFNVRKTPTFILVLLLCIASYFLAAYHQGEPLLTTATTASLYLSASCNHLTAQSSRTFPRCSANFSEYTPCEDPKRSLGYKRHRMIYRERHCPEEPLKCRVPAPHGYRNPFPWPASRDRAWFANVPHRELTVEKAVQNWIRFEGERFVFPGGGTTFPNGADAYIEDIGKLINLRDGSIRTALDTGCGVASWGAYLLSRNILTLSMAPRDTHEAQVQFALERGVPALIGILASKRLPFPSRAFDMSHCSRCLIPWAEYDGVFLNEVDRVLRPGGYWILSGPPINWKKYWKGWQRTEKDLNEEQTKIEEVAKSLCWNKLVEKDDIAIWHKPKNHLDCKLTQKRSFCSAQNDPDKAWYTDMQTCLTRLPEVSNREETSGGVVDDWPKRLKSTPPRIYRGTIEGVTDETFSKNHELWKKRVSYYKTVNKLIGTGRYRNLLDMNAYLGGFAAALIEDPVWVMNVVPVQAKVDTLGSIYERGLIGIYHDWCEPMSTYPRTYDLIHADSVFSLYSNRCELEDILLEMDRIVRPEGCVIIRDDVDMLVKVKSIVNGLEWDTIIVNHEDGHLKKEKVLFAVKKYWTEN